The following are encoded in a window of Butyrivibrio sp. AE3004 genomic DNA:
- a CDS encoding glycosyl hydrolase 53 family protein, giving the protein MKNKFAYGADLGWMTQLEDRGFKWINEKGKNVSCLEAVKEKGTDSVRFRIFVDPPREGYVEEKDGTMVMLGYCDASRVAEAALRAKKAGMRIMLDFHYSDEFADPKKQYIPRAWAGLSHEELCKKVGEHTENVLNIMKDMDISPEWVQVGNEINPGMMHPMGDLEKHPVQLVEYINSGYLAVKRVFPNCKVVLHLASGQHPDWVMPFLENFFDNGGMTDILGFSDYPYWCDLINKENPEENVDSSINNWARCIDMYRDKFHKPVMIAEIGGPEYEAQETRQLIGDTIRMLKKVPDNEGLGIFYWEPEVCSEVLPDAYPLGASKLTKNYTLQLTEALSAYKDA; this is encoded by the coding sequence ATGAAAAATAAGTTTGCATATGGGGCTGATCTTGGATGGATGACCCAGCTAGAGGACAGAGGATTTAAATGGATTAATGAAAAAGGTAAAAATGTATCCTGTTTGGAGGCAGTAAAGGAAAAAGGTACCGATTCAGTGAGATTCAGGATATTTGTTGATCCTCCAAGGGAAGGCTATGTTGAGGAAAAAGATGGGACTATGGTAATGCTTGGATACTGCGATGCGTCAAGGGTGGCAGAGGCTGCGTTAAGGGCAAAAAAAGCCGGTATGCGCATCATGCTGGATTTCCATTATAGTGATGAGTTTGCAGATCCTAAAAAACAGTATATTCCCAGAGCGTGGGCAGGACTATCCCATGAGGAGTTATGCAAAAAGGTTGGAGAGCATACTGAAAATGTTCTGAATATCATGAAAGATATGGATATATCTCCGGAATGGGTCCAGGTTGGAAATGAGATAAATCCCGGGATGATGCATCCTATGGGAGATCTTGAAAAACATCCTGTGCAGCTGGTCGAATACATAAATAGTGGGTATCTGGCTGTAAAAAGGGTGTTTCCGAATTGTAAAGTTGTTCTTCATCTTGCAAGCGGTCAGCATCCTGACTGGGTAATGCCATTCCTGGAAAACTTTTTTGATAATGGTGGGATGACAGATATCCTTGGTTTTTCAGATTATCCATACTGGTGTGACCTGATAAATAAGGAGAATCCGGAAGAAAATGTGGATTCCAGTATAAACAATTGGGCAAGGTGCATTGATATGTACAGAGATAAATTCCATAAGCCTGTAATGATCGCGGAAATAGGCGGACCGGAATATGAGGCACAAGAAACAAGACAGCTCATAGGAGACACTATCAGGATGCTTAAAAAAGTACCGGATAACGAAGGGCTTGGGATTTTTTACTGGGAACCGGAAGTATGCTCAGAAGTTCTTCCGGATGCATATCCACTTGGAGCTTCAAAGCTGAC
- a CDS encoding DUF3502 domain-containing protein, which produces MRKKVLSVILSVVMTASMLVGCGSASGETENINTENEGNTEIKDEATATSASVSLDELPAKIGEGIVKATPEMYGDVDLSEHNTVNITLIGDTPAAWDDVLAKTNEYLESFNTDVEVSFLSWSDYQQMYPLTLTGGQVDLIFTAPWCFMYTEAAKGSFYVLDTDFISKNMPLTNKYQAAESWDETTISGQTIAIPSNQASPMGKIVAIRQDLANKYGISSLDNWDDYMNYAKTIAEKETPESGIYALAASGDNNELWDVYRQQEDTFLALDSDYFDLIYNYKEGSLPEASDIKLVYETDLFKNYAHDMKELADAGAWSRSALTNTVTDDDAFGNLQGASIAWNTSVFTYIEQAEQTEGVVGAAYDLTKENLVGCECYSNNDMAIAAGSADPARAAMVLDILKCDTYLNHLWILGVEDEHYTINEAGEYTETDKAGDFAAYAISASWAIKNGDLKEAGGDPRAEKVTESWEERVVNNPTVTFVFDDSNVTDYKAAVSAVLNDYVPMLELGLVDDVDSTIDEMIKACYDSGLQNVLDEFSTQYDAWKATR; this is translated from the coding sequence ATGAGAAAAAAGGTATTGTCAGTAATTCTTAGCGTAGTTATGACTGCATCCATGCTTGTAGGATGCGGATCAGCTTCAGGGGAAACAGAAAATATAAACACGGAAAATGAAGGAAATACAGAAATAAAGGACGAAGCTACTGCAACCTCAGCATCTGTATCACTTGATGAGCTTCCTGCAAAAATAGGTGAAGGAATCGTAAAAGCCACTCCTGAAATGTATGGGGATGTTGATTTGTCTGAGCATAATACCGTGAATATTACACTTATAGGTGATACACCTGCTGCGTGGGATGATGTTCTTGCAAAGACAAATGAATATCTGGAGTCCTTTAATACAGATGTGGAAGTAAGTTTCCTCAGCTGGTCAGATTACCAGCAGATGTATCCGCTTACTCTTACAGGTGGTCAGGTAGATCTTATTTTCACCGCACCATGGTGCTTTATGTACACAGAAGCTGCAAAAGGATCGTTCTATGTGCTTGATACTGACTTTATTTCAAAGAACATGCCGCTCACAAATAAATATCAGGCAGCTGAGAGTTGGGATGAGACAACCATTTCCGGTCAGACAATAGCTATTCCTTCAAACCAGGCATCACCTATGGGCAAGATTGTCGCAATACGACAGGATCTTGCGAATAAATATGGAATCAGTTCTCTTGATAACTGGGACGATTACATGAATTATGCAAAGACAATTGCTGAAAAAGAGACACCGGAAAGCGGAATATATGCGCTGGCAGCTTCAGGTGATAACAACGAATTATGGGACGTATACAGACAGCAGGAGGATACATTCCTTGCTCTTGACAGCGATTACTTTGATCTTATTTATAACTATAAAGAGGGATCGCTGCCTGAAGCATCTGATATCAAGCTTGTATATGAGACAGATCTTTTCAAAAACTATGCCCATGACATGAAGGAATTGGCAGATGCCGGGGCATGGAGCAGAAGTGCTCTTACAAACACTGTTACCGATGACGATGCATTTGGAAATCTTCAGGGTGCATCAATCGCATGGAATACCTCAGTATTCACGTATATAGAACAGGCAGAACAGACTGAAGGGGTAGTTGGGGCTGCTTATGATCTTACAAAGGAAAACCTTGTTGGTTGTGAATGCTATTCAAACAATGACATGGCTATAGCTGCTGGAAGCGCTGATCCTGCAAGAGCTGCTATGGTTCTGGATATTCTGAAGTGCGATACATATCTTAACCATCTTTGGATACTTGGAGTAGAAGATGAGCACTATACGATAAATGAAGCAGGGGAATATACTGAGACAGATAAGGCAGGGGATTTTGCTGCATATGCGATTTCTGCATCATGGGCTATCAAAAATGGTGATCTTAAGGAAGCAGGCGGTGACCCCAGGGCTGAAAAGGTAACAGAAAGCTGGGAGGAAAGAGTAGTAAATAATCCCACAGTAACATTTGTATTTGATGATTCAAATGTTACTGATTACAAGGCAGCTGTAAGTGCCGTGCTTAATGACTATGTACCCATGCTGGAGCTTGGCCTTGTAGATGATGTGGATTCTACAATAGATGAGATGATCAAGGCTTGCTATGATTCAGGACTTCAGAATGTTCTTGATGAATTCAGCACGCAGTATGATGCATGGAAAGCAACAAGATAA
- a CDS encoding carbohydrate ABC transporter permease — protein sequence MSADVISLTEGTNIEDIGMPDKTGEKKKKKVSRDQMAVNVVGSVVVGLFALICVFPFYLIIVASITSEASLIRDGYPLLPKLSELSLQSYALCLKNPVAILKSYGMTISVTGIGTFLSVLMATMTGYVLSRKDFPWKNQFSFFFFFTTLFNGGLVPWYLMCTRYLKFKNSIIGLILPLMFSVWNMIIAKSFMAGIPSEITESAKIDGANDITIFAKLILPLSKPLIATLSLFAALAYWNDWYNCMLFVTNEDMFTLQYYLQRILGSAEAMRIVAEKSGIALPSIPLEGMKMAMTIIATGPIVLLYPFVQRYFVKGLTIGAVKG from the coding sequence ATGTCTGCTGATGTTATAAGCCTTACGGAAGGCACAAATATTGAAGATATAGGAATGCCTGATAAAACAGGTGAAAAGAAGAAAAAGAAAGTTAGCCGTGATCAGATGGCTGTAAATGTTGTCGGTTCAGTAGTAGTTGGATTATTCGCTCTTATATGCGTTTTCCCTTTTTACCTGATAATAGTGGCGTCGATAACAAGTGAGGCATCACTGATAAGGGATGGGTATCCATTACTGCCAAAGCTTTCTGAGTTAAGCCTTCAAAGCTATGCACTGTGTCTTAAGAATCCCGTAGCGATACTTAAATCCTATGGGATGACAATAAGTGTGACCGGTATAGGAACATTTCTTTCTGTCCTTATGGCAACAATGACAGGATATGTGCTGAGCAGAAAGGACTTTCCCTGGAAAAACCAGTTTTCATTTTTCTTTTTCTTTACAACGCTTTTTAATGGCGGACTGGTTCCGTGGTATCTGATGTGCACACGATATCTAAAATTTAAAAACAGTATCATTGGACTCATTCTTCCATTGATGTTTTCAGTATGGAACATGATCATTGCAAAATCATTCATGGCCGGGATTCCTTCAGAGATAACAGAGTCAGCAAAAATTGACGGTGCGAATGACATAACGATATTTGCAAAGCTGATACTTCCACTGAGCAAGCCGCTTATTGCAACGCTTTCGCTGTTTGCGGCGCTTGCATACTGGAATGACTGGTATAATTGCATGCTGTTTGTAACAAATGAGGATATGTTCACTTTGCAATACTATCTTCAGAGGATCCTGGGGAGTGCAGAGGCGATGAGGATAGTGGCTGAAAAGTCAGGGATAGCACTTCCATCCATTCCGCTTGAGGGAATGAAGATGGCAATGACTATAATCGCGACAGGTCCTATAGTGCTGTTGTATCCCTTCGTCCAGAGGTATTTTGTCAAGGGACTTACAATCGGAGCTGTAAAGGGATGA
- a CDS encoding ABC transporter permease gives MIKKLKRHWMLLLMLLPALIYVIVFSYIPMTGIIMAFKKYQYNGGIYLSPWNGLNNFKALLISGKLFQVTRNTLLYNIAFISFGVVFEMGSAILLNEIIHKTFKKTVQSLMFLPYFISWVVAGAIIYNVFNFERGVFNNVVTSFGGTPFDLYNTPGAWPFVLIFLKLWKQTGYGSVVYLAAITGMDQEMFEAASIDGASAWQKIRYLTIPSLLPTMMILVLLGIGNIFRGDFGLFYQTVKSSALLQPMTDVIDTYVFRLLIDNGNVGVSAAAGLYQSVLCFITIMVCNKLVKKANPDYALY, from the coding sequence ATGATAAAAAAATTGAAACGACACTGGATGCTGCTATTGATGCTTTTGCCCGCACTCATATATGTTATAGTTTTCAGCTACATTCCTATGACAGGAATAATAATGGCATTTAAGAAGTATCAATACAACGGTGGAATATATCTTTCACCCTGGAATGGTCTTAACAATTTTAAAGCGCTCCTAATCTCAGGAAAGCTGTTTCAGGTGACAAGAAACACGCTGCTTTACAACATAGCTTTTATATCATTTGGTGTTGTATTTGAAATGGGAAGTGCAATTCTCCTTAACGAGATCATACACAAGACTTTTAAGAAAACAGTGCAGTCACTTATGTTTCTTCCATATTTCATAAGCTGGGTTGTTGCAGGAGCCATAATATATAATGTTTTCAACTTTGAGAGGGGAGTATTTAATAACGTCGTAACTTCATTTGGGGGAACTCCTTTTGATCTTTATAATACGCCCGGGGCATGGCCTTTTGTCCTTATCTTTTTGAAGTTATGGAAACAGACCGGATATGGTTCGGTTGTATATCTGGCGGCGATAACAGGTATGGATCAGGAAATGTTTGAAGCTGCTTCTATAGATGGTGCTTCTGCGTGGCAGAAGATAAGGTATCTTACAATTCCCTCCCTCCTACCAACGATGATGATCCTGGTACTTCTTGGTATAGGAAACATCTTCCGCGGAGATTTCGGGTTGTTCTACCAGACCGTTAAGAGCAGTGCACTCCTTCAGCCGATGACGGATGTTATTGACACATATGTGTTCAGACTTCTTATCGACAATGGAAATGTGGGAGTGTCTGCAGCGGCTGGTCTATATCAGTCAGTTCTATGTTTCATAACCATCATGGTATGTAACAAGCTGGTTAAAAAAGCAAATCCTGATTATGCACTTTACTAA
- a CDS encoding AraC family transcriptional regulator, whose amino-acid sequence MLKEISKDYITSTNPNASFNINTGSESNYYQLKLPYQITYEFCSGIGENDYMNAITFSEDASFYARDSFYGHDRAFHDHPLHFHDYYEIMIVLSGTVTQRIEDVDYKYPAGTCCLINRGIRHAENFDTEASILFVGLSTSMIGELFTVAEHSSFHSEKEFMKSDLYKFIISDLDNPDRKAYLDMIPAFKSLSGCKPLHEMATEMLNTMMFPHFGSSYKMRSLLSELLFFISSNANYHCTEVEMGMGNDQLLFSRIDHLMDEKNGRISRAELEIALNYSGDYLNRIVNKFTGMCLYDYGMTFCLKKAADELITTKESITSIAQNLQFSNRTHFYSLFEKQFHMTPKEYRTKMTK is encoded by the coding sequence ATGTTAAAAGAGATATCAAAAGATTATATAACCAGCACTAATCCTAACGCTTCGTTTAATATAAATACCGGAAGTGAGTCAAATTATTACCAATTAAAGCTACCATACCAGATAACGTACGAATTCTGCAGCGGGATCGGAGAAAATGACTATATGAACGCAATTACCTTTTCAGAGGATGCGTCATTCTATGCAAGAGATTCTTTTTATGGTCACGACAGGGCTTTTCACGACCATCCCCTTCATTTTCATGATTATTACGAGATTATGATTGTTCTAAGTGGGACTGTAACGCAAAGAATCGAGGATGTAGATTACAAATATCCAGCCGGAACATGCTGTCTCATAAACAGAGGAATAAGACATGCGGAAAATTTTGATACTGAAGCCAGTATTCTGTTTGTTGGACTGTCAACAAGCATGATAGGTGAGCTATTCACAGTAGCAGAACATTCTTCTTTTCATTCGGAAAAAGAATTTATGAAAAGTGATCTGTACAAATTCATCATCTCTGATCTGGATAACCCTGACCGCAAGGCATATCTGGATATGATACCCGCTTTTAAGAGCTTATCAGGGTGCAAACCACTCCATGAGATGGCGACTGAAATGCTGAACACTATGATGTTTCCACACTTTGGCTCCTCATATAAAATGAGGAGTCTCCTTAGTGAGCTTCTATTTTTCATATCCTCCAATGCTAATTATCACTGCACGGAAGTTGAAATGGGTATGGGAAACGACCAGCTTCTTTTCAGCCGTATAGACCATCTTATGGATGAAAAGAATGGCAGAATTAGCCGCGCTGAACTCGAAATAGCATTAAATTACAGTGGTGATTATCTCAACAGAATCGTGAATAAATTTACAGGCATGTGTCTTTATGACTATGGTATGACCTTTTGTCTAAAAAAAGCTGCAGACGAGCTGATAACAACCAAAGAATCCATCACATCAATTGCCCAAAACCTACAGTTCTCCAACCGGACACATTTCTATTCGCTATTTGAAAAGCAATTTCATATGACACCTAAGGAATATAGGACAAAAATGACCAAATAA
- a CDS encoding GNAT family N-acetyltransferase, with translation MAIDGDKIIGTSGMSFVEKPPYSGCPSGKMGLLSSMFTDPAYRRQGIAKELWVTQRHFYLVIFVLYSLGVI, from the coding sequence CTGGCAATTGACGGTGATAAGATTATTGGGACAAGTGGAATGTCTTTTGTAGAGAAACCACCGTATTCCGGATGCCCTAGTGGTAAGATGGGGTTGCTATCCAGTATGTTTACGGATCCGGCATATAGACGTCAGGGAATTGCAAAAGAGCTATGGGTAACTCAAAGGCATTTTTATTTGGTCATTTTTGTCCTATATTCCTTAGGTGTCATATGA
- a CDS encoding leucine-rich repeat protein → MFNECSDTNGNATAVKIASKKKACLDTVAVNGKTYPVVAIAANACNGNKKVKSVTIGSNVTSIGEKAFYKCKKLKKVTINANNSLKIGKHAFKKINKSATVKIKGVKGKTKKKLKKAIKK, encoded by the coding sequence ATGTTTAACGAATGTAGTGATACAAACGGCAATGCAACCGCTGTAAAGATTGCTTCCAAGAAAAAAGCCTGTCTGGATACAGTTGCCGTAAATGGAAAAACTTATCCGGTTGTAGCTATAGCAGCTAATGCCTGCAATGGTAACAAGAAAGTCAAATCTGTCACGATCGGATCAAACGTTACATCGATTGGTGAGAAAGCATTCTATAAATGTAAAAAGCTTAAAAAAGTAACTATTAATGCCAATAATTCTCTGAAAATTGGCAAACACGCCTTTAAGAAGATAAATAAAAGTGCTACCGTCAAGATTAAAGGTGTCAAAGGAAAAACAAAAAAGAAGCTTAAAAAGGCTATTAAAAAGTAA
- a CDS encoding M13-type metalloendopeptidase: MKKKNICRTRGTSARLAGTVLIMSIAVQASGCAASELREADQPNEITQSKIEENTESEANIEETGKEYVYDFDALVNDKWKETAKAKAEENGYDSYSHVTEESRLIDERVLSIFDTDISSLSEDSDLYKFLYVYNQIRDAKWQDGSAKHAIKEKLDLIDSIETRDALYALFTEKFWGQFNFGMYRVVDFNMGDVINNIAPMTVNQKERMSDEQKSAIQRYLEQLGYDEDRTSQMVENADEMDVIISSYLEKLSEDTYFGFIDSKILEEKNVEFPIFDILSKQNALGKDKMFYSRMDYIDFLSEYYTEKNISKIRDHLLVSAAVSLSRLDKEDEGITFNTVYPDVTPADFEICLRNAMFGPGKNIIEKTYKDQYIDDETIKSMETILEDVKTTMRTVIADSDWLSVHGKEQAGHKIFYLKNYIGENGHTDDFSEVELAENPLENYIALKVSMYDFLDKQLVNDKTDKEMFSASFLVDNAFYFSQNNSIVIGDGYLENKLDDDSYEEKLAYWGCMLAHELSHAYDPKGSNYDYEGYYDKWMSDEEYAEYTKRTQKIEDFFDGKEVGDGITLDGKRVCGETFSDIMGIECCLRILENMENPDYDAFFKTYAKVYTCYYTQDGLKKAVEDTHLPGKERVNYVLGQFDKFYEIYDVDTTSPYYVSEEDRLSAF; encoded by the coding sequence ATGAAAAAGAAAAATATTTGTCGCACAAGGGGAACGTCTGCCCGATTGGCCGGGACTGTTTTAATCATGTCTATTGCAGTGCAGGCATCAGGATGTGCTGCATCTGAACTAAGAGAGGCTGATCAGCCAAACGAAATCACTCAAAGTAAAATTGAAGAAAACACAGAAAGTGAAGCGAATATAGAAGAAACCGGTAAGGAATACGTCTATGACTTTGATGCCCTGGTTAATGATAAATGGAAAGAAACTGCAAAGGCAAAAGCTGAAGAAAACGGGTATGACAGTTATTCACACGTAACAGAAGAATCAAGACTTATTGATGAAAGAGTCCTATCCATATTCGATACAGATATATCTTCACTTTCAGAAGATAGTGATCTCTACAAATTTCTATATGTATATAATCAGATACGTGATGCAAAATGGCAGGATGGCAGCGCAAAGCATGCGATAAAGGAAAAGCTTGACTTAATTGACAGCATTGAAACAAGGGATGCTCTATATGCACTTTTTACAGAAAAATTCTGGGGACAGTTTAATTTTGGCATGTACAGAGTAGTCGATTTTAACATGGGAGATGTAATAAACAACATCGCTCCCATGACCGTAAATCAAAAAGAGCGGATGTCAGATGAGCAGAAATCTGCCATACAAAGATATCTTGAGCAGCTTGGATATGATGAGGATAGGACTTCGCAGATGGTAGAAAACGCAGATGAGATGGATGTTATTATTTCCTCTTATTTGGAGAAATTGTCAGAAGATACATACTTTGGATTTATAGATTCGAAAATACTTGAAGAGAAAAATGTGGAATTTCCGATTTTTGATATCCTTAGTAAGCAAAATGCTCTTGGAAAAGATAAAATGTTCTACTCCAGAATGGATTATATAGATTTCCTGAGTGAGTATTATACAGAGAAAAATATTTCCAAAATAAGAGATCATCTACTTGTTTCAGCGGCTGTAAGCTTATCAAGACTTGATAAGGAGGATGAGGGAATTACCTTCAACACTGTTTATCCGGACGTGACCCCGGCAGATTTTGAAATATGTCTAAGGAATGCAATGTTTGGCCCCGGAAAAAATATAATCGAAAAAACGTACAAGGATCAATATATTGATGATGAGACTATTAAAAGCATGGAAACGATACTTGAAGATGTAAAGACGACCATGCGGACTGTAATAGCTGATTCCGACTGGCTTTCAGTGCATGGAAAGGAGCAGGCAGGACACAAGATTTTTTACCTGAAAAACTATATAGGTGAAAATGGTCATACCGATGACTTTTCAGAAGTGGAACTGGCAGAAAATCCGCTTGAAAATTACATAGCGCTTAAAGTAAGTATGTATGATTTTCTTGATAAACAGCTTGTAAATGATAAGACGGATAAGGAAATGTTTTCAGCTTCATTTTTAGTTGATAATGCATTTTATTTTTCACAGAATAACAGCATAGTCATTGGTGATGGATATCTTGAGAATAAATTGGACGATGATTCATATGAAGAAAAACTGGCATATTGGGGATGTATGCTGGCGCATGAATTGTCGCATGCTTACGATCCAAAGGGCAGCAACTACGACTATGAAGGCTATTATGATAAGTGGATGTCTGATGAAGAATATGCGGAGTATACAAAGCGAACTCAGAAAATAGAAGATTTTTTTGATGGAAAAGAGGTTGGAGATGGCATAACTCTGGATGGTAAGCGTGTCTGTGGTGAAACCTTCTCCGATATTATGGGTATAGAATGCTGCCTCAGAATTCTTGAGAATATGGAAAATCCTGATTACGATGCTTTTTTCAAAACTTATGCGAAAGTATATACATGCTATTATACGCAGGATGGCCTTAAGAAGGCAGTGGAGGATACACATCTTCCGGGTAAAGAGCGTGTAAACTATGTATTGGGTCAGTTTGATAAGTTCTATGAAATTTATGATGTGGATACAACAAGTCCCTATTATGTATCAGAAGAGGACAGACTATCAGCATTTTGA
- a CDS encoding DUF6440 family protein: protein MFGSNNSEKRFEHHSISIDSCESGAFSNTISGEIIIDRTTGVNYLFVMGGTDKAGLTVLVDENGKPLVTKFDD, encoded by the coding sequence ATGTTTGGCTCAAATAATTCCGAAAAAAGATTCGAGCATCACTCTATATCTATTGACTCATGCGAGAGCGGTGCATTTTCAAACACGATTAGTGGTGAAATTATCATAGATAGAACTACCGGTGTAAATTATTTGTTTGTTATGGGCGGAACCGATAAAGCTGGTTTGACGGTGCTCGTAGATGAAAATGGAAAACCTCTGGTTACCAAATTTGATGATTAG
- the cysK gene encoding cysteine synthase A, producing the protein MIYENVLAAVGHTPMIRLNRIADPEGAEILVKFEGINVGGSIKTRTALNMVLAAEEQGLINKETIIVEPTSGNQGIGLALVGAVRGYKTIIIMPDSVSEERRKIVRHYGAEVILVHDEGDIGACIEECLNTAIRMQKENPKVFVPQQFENPNNTMAHKNHTALEIMEQVEKPIHGFCSGIGTGGTITGIGEALKAQYPTIEIWAAEPENAAILAGGNIGTHLQMGIGDGIIPEILNRDIYDDICVVSDEEAIAMAQRLAREEGIMCGISSGTNVAAAVKLAKKLGKGKTVVTILPDTAERYFSTPLFEE; encoded by the coding sequence ATGATTTACGAAAATGTACTTGCTGCAGTAGGGCATACTCCAATGATACGACTTAACAGAATAGCAGATCCGGAGGGAGCTGAGATTCTTGTGAAATTTGAAGGTATAAATGTTGGCGGTTCTATTAAGACAAGAACAGCACTTAATATGGTTCTGGCTGCGGAAGAACAGGGACTTATAAACAAAGAAACCATAATAGTAGAGCCTACCAGTGGTAATCAGGGAATAGGCCTTGCCCTTGTAGGAGCGGTACGTGGTTACAAGACGATAATAATAATGCCTGATTCAGTCAGCGAAGAGCGCCGGAAGATAGTCAGACATTACGGGGCAGAAGTAATACTTGTCCATGATGAAGGAGATATAGGGGCATGTATTGAGGAATGCTTAAATACAGCCATCAGAATGCAAAAAGAGAATCCAAAAGTATTTGTTCCGCAGCAGTTTGAAAATCCAAATAATACCATGGCACATAAAAATCACACTGCTCTGGAAATAATGGAACAGGTTGAAAAGCCCATCCATGGTTTTTGTTCGGGAATAGGAACAGGTGGAACAATCACGGGTATAGGCGAGGCACTCAAAGCTCAATATCCAACCATCGAAATATGGGCTGCAGAACCTGAGAATGCTGCTATCCTTGCCGGAGGAAATATCGGAACTCATCTTCAGATGGGAATAGGTGACGGTATAATCCCGGAAATCCTTAATCGTGATATATATGATGATATATGTGTTGTATCGGACGAAGAAGCTATAGCCATGGCGCAACGACTCGCCAGAGAAGAAGGAATAATGTGCGGAATATCCAGTGGAACCAACGTTGCCGCTGCAGTAAAACTTGCCAAAAAGCTTGGAAAAGGTAAAACGGTAGTTACAATTCTGCCCGATACTGCCGAGAGGTATTTTTCCACGCCTCTTTTTGAAGAATAA
- a CDS encoding tyrosine-type recombinase/integrase — protein MNGRVESDLKIKRSIDKILVGQPIILRQYLDNMSQNTWITKKDYVQAVKMYFDWLRDERGVKDITVEFLSTQLPLDINAYMAKIKYITDTQGNIKESSSSKQAQAWSALKSFYEFLYINEFIKENPVAKTRRPKNTDAPCQKYLSQEQMKKLIKKIETENKISYQRSKLKPRDLTIIKLLLTTGMRAEPLIEINIEDIDFEHRTVSTINKGHKIKEFELIGSVMESLDEWLQLRAKIMDQPVNAQSGPLLVTICGERLGYWGLNNVVKTYTKLIGIKNGYSCHKMRHSYGTAVYSMTKDIDFTRKKLGHKSINTTQRYVNEVDDKLDDIVNSKLSAIVG, from the coding sequence ATGAATGGCAGAGTTGAATCAGATCTAAAAATAAAGAGAAGTATAGATAAGATACTGGTCGGACAACCGATTATTCTTAGACAGTATCTGGACAATATGTCACAGAATACATGGATTACAAAGAAAGACTATGTACAGGCCGTTAAGATGTATTTTGATTGGCTGCGGGATGAAAGAGGAGTAAAAGATATAACAGTTGAATTCTTATCAACTCAGCTGCCTTTGGATATTAATGCTTATATGGCAAAGATCAAATACATAACAGATACGCAGGGTAATATAAAAGAATCATCTTCTTCAAAACAGGCTCAGGCATGGAGTGCCTTGAAATCTTTTTATGAGTTCTTATACATAAATGAATTTATAAAAGAGAATCCCGTAGCTAAAACCAGAAGACCAAAGAACACTGATGCACCGTGTCAGAAGTATCTTTCTCAAGAGCAAATGAAAAAGCTCATTAAGAAAATTGAAACAGAAAATAAAATAAGTTACCAAAGAAGTAAGCTTAAACCCAGAGACTTAACAATAATAAAGCTGTTACTTACAACCGGTATGAGAGCTGAGCCTTTAATAGAAATAAATATAGAAGATATAGATTTTGAACATCGGACGGTATCCACCATTAATAAAGGACATAAGATAAAAGAATTTGAGCTTATTGGTTCAGTTATGGAGTCTTTAGATGAGTGGCTGCAGCTTAGAGCAAAGATAATGGATCAACCTGTTAATGCGCAGAGTGGACCATTATTGGTCACAATATGCGGCGAAAGATTGGGGTACTGGGGCTTAAATAATGTGGTAAAAACCTATACCAAGCTGATTGGGATTAAAAACGGATATTCATGCCATAAGATGAGACACAGCTATGGAACTGCTGTTTACAGTATGACAAAAGATATCGACTTCACGAGAAAGAAACTGGGGCATAAGAGTATCAACACTACTCAGCGCTATGTTAATGAGGTTGATGATAAGCTTGATGATATTGTCAACAGTAAGCTTAGTGCTATTGTAGGCTAA